The Alosa sapidissima isolate fAloSap1 chromosome 5, fAloSap1.pri, whole genome shotgun sequence genome has a window encoding:
- the angptl5 gene encoding angiopoietin-related protein 5: MIWIILVSLLLLPVLPPSTSSDNATTNQSLEITDDDDDDHDVTLKSDKNPPAAKYGEKCTMPCELAAKFMKEERHSLCSDLQHSIVSYTRSTRKMIRDLIDEQQKSLELLSNQVMELTSKVSSLSLEVQRSNTETLSVKPVQSHGRDCSDIKETLDASVSKIPSGIYIIHPENIEYPFEVFCEMDYMDGGWTVVQRRTDGLTDFKRPWSDYINGFGHLPGEHWLGLRKIFNIVSQKQTPFQLHIAFVSQDDSTAYASYDKFWIEDETNFFRIHLGRYAGSAGDAFRGYEQEENQETAPFSTSDVDNDGCNPTCTFDGNAVESCSIHQNGTGWWFNQCGRANLNGSPSDQDQATIPNMRWETWTKNGIPVQIKSVTMKIRRMVIHQNN, translated from the exons ATGATTTGGATCATTTTGGTGTCACTGCTGTTGTTACCTGTTTTACCTCCATCTACT AGCTCAGACAATGCAACTACAAATCAGTCTCTGGAGataactgatgatgatgatgatgaccatGATGTCACTCTCAAAAGTGACAAGAATCCCCCTGCGGCCAAGTATGGAGAAAAGTGTACAATGCCTTGTGAACTGGCAGCTAAGTTCATGAAGGAGGAAAGGCACTCTCTATGTA GTGACCTTCAGCATTCAATTGTTTCATACACAAGGAGTACTAGAAAGATGATCAGAGATTTAATTGATGAACAGCAAAAATCCTTAGAATTACTCTCCAACCAG GTGATGGAACTCACATCAAAAGTTAGCTCACTCAGCTTGGAGGTTCAGCGGAGCAACACTGAAACATTATCAGTGAAGCCAGTACAATCCCATG GACGGGATTGTAGTGACATAAAAGAGACACTCGATGCATCCGTTTCCAAAATACCTAGTGGGATCTATATAATCCATCCAGAAAATATAGAGTATCCATTTGAG GTTTTTTGTGAGATGGATTACATGGATGGTGGGTGGACTGTTGTGCAAAGGAGGACTGACGGTCTTACTGACTTTAAACGACCATGGTCAGACTACATCAATGGATTTGGCCACCTGCCAG GAGAACACTGGCTAGGTCTAAGGAAGATATTCAATATTGTCAGCCAAAAACAGACCCCTTTCCAACTCCACATTGCCTTCGTTTCACAAGATGACTCCACTGCGTATGCTTCTTATGACAAATTTTGGATTGAAGATGAGACCAACTTCTTCAGAATTCATCTTGGGAGATACGCTGGCAGTGCAG GTGATGCTTTCCGTGGGTATGAGCAAGAAGAAAATCAGGAAACAGCGCCGTTTAGCACATCTGATGTGGATAATGATGGATGTAATCCAACTTGCACATTTGACGGAAATGCCGTGGAGAGCTGTAGTATCCATCAGAATGGCACAGGCTGGTGGTTTAACCAGTGTGGGCGTGCAAATCTAAACGGATCCCCGTCGGACCAGGATCAAGCCACTATCCCAAACATGCGCTGGGAAACTTGGACTAAAAACGGCATTCCAGTACAGATTAAGTCTGTGACCATGAAGATAAGGAGAATGGTCATTCATCAAAATAATTAG
- the trpc6a gene encoding short transient receptor potential channel 6a, which yields MHQHSVLHENQSPSRVIKERMRSQDNLLMNADFGEENYCCYHGLQQTLNNSDSQILAWQNLAKSRRQAVRGAAYMFNPEPYSLTAVEERFLDAAEYGNIPVVRRMLEEMPDLNVNSVDYMGQNALQLAVANEHLEVTELLLKKHNLARIGDALLLAISKGYIRIVEAILNHPAFSDGHRLTVSPSQVAMLDDFFAYDEDGTRFSHDITPIILAAHCHEYEIVHTLLRKGARIEQPHDYFCDCDTCNYHQKYDSFSHSRSRINAYKGLASPAYLSLSNEDPVLAALELSNELATLANIEKEFKNDYTRLSIQCKDFVVGLLDLCRSTEEVEAILNGEVDESDEVPGRPSLIRLKLALKYELKKFVAHPNCQQQLLSIWYENVSGLRQQTTAIMVLVVLAVALGLPALAMVYWIVPCSKLGRIMRGPFLKFVAHAASFTTFLGLLVLNAADRFDGTKLLPNMTIHDRPTQLFRMKTTPFTWMEILIISWVVGMIWAECKEIWSQGPREYLFEPWNMLDFGMLAIFVASFIARFMAFWHAYSAQSYVDIHYNHYSDLTNVTLPAEIEYFQLARIDWLPSDPQIVSEALYAIAVVLSFSRIAYILPANESFGPLQISLGRTVKDIFKFMVIFILVFLAFMIGMFNLYSYYLGAKQNEAFTTVEESFKTLFWAIFGLSEVKSVIVNNGHKFIENTGYVLYGVYNVTMVIVLLNMLIAMINSSYQEIADDADVEWKFARAKLWFTYFETGRTLPVPFNLVPSPKSVVTLFTGIKTLLLALIHRQWAMEKAETELNELSERSKPPRDPSPQRPSRYQKIMKRLIKRYIIKAQCDKESDEVNEGELKEIKQDISSLRFELLEEKSHNLEDLAKLIRRLEDKL from the exons ATGCATCAACATAGTGTTTTACATGAAAATCAGTCGCCATCTCGAGTAATTAAAGAACGGATGAGGAGTCAGGACAATCTACTGATGAATGCTGATTTCGGTGAGGAAAATTATTGCTGCTATCATGGACTTCAGCAAAC GCTGAACAACAGTGACAGTCAGATTTTGGCTTGGCAGAATCTGGCAAAGAGTAGAAGACAGGCGGTGCGGGGGGCAGCCTACATGTTTAATCCAGAACCGTATAGCCTTACTGCAGTGGAAGAGCGTTTCCTCGATGCAGCTGAATATGGAAACATCCCAGTGGTACGCAGAATGTTGGAGGAGATGCCTGATCTTAATGTGAACAGTGTGGACTACATGGGCCAGAATGCACTGCAGCTGGCTGTGGCCAATGAGCATCTGGAggtcacagagctgctgctgaaGAAACACAATCTTGCTCGAATTGGCGATGCCCTATTGCTGGCCATAAGCAAAGGTTACATCAGGATTGTGGAGGCCATCTTGAACCACCCAGCCTTTTCTGATGGTCACAGACTGACTGTAAGCCCCAGTCAGGTTGCAATGCTGGACGACTTCTTTGCCTATGACGAGGATGGCACACGCTTCTCCCATGACATCACTCCAATTATCCTCGCTGCCCACTGCCACGAGTATGAGATAGTACACACACTCCTAAGGAAGGGGGCCCGCATTGAGCAACCTCATGACTACTTCTGTGACTGCGACACCTGTAACTACCACCAGAAGTATGACTCCTTCAGTCACTCCCGCTCACGCATTAACGCCTATAAAGGCCTGGCCAGCCCTGCTTACCTCTCTCTGTCCAATGAGGACCCGGTACTGGCAGCTTTGGAGCTCAGCAATGAACTTGCCACCTTGGCCAACATTGAGAAAGAGTTCAAG AATGATTACACAAGATTATCTATTCAGTGCAAAGACTTTGTTGTGGGGCTCCTTGACTTGTGCCGGAGCACTGAGGAAGTGGAGGCCATTTTGAATGGAGAAGTTGATGAAAGTGATGAGGTACCTGGGCGACCAAGCCTCATCAGACTAAAACTGGCATTAAAATATGAACTGAAAAAG TTTGTCGCCCATCCAAACTGTCAGCAGCAGCTCCTATCCATCTGGTATGAGAATGTCTCTGGACTTAGGCAGCAGACAACAGCAATTATGGTATTGGTTGTTCTAGCTGTTGCACTTGGTCTGCCAGCCCTGGCCATGGTGTATTGGATCGTACCATGCAGTAAG TTGGGGAGGATTATGCGTGGTCCTTTTCTGAAATTTGTAGCTCATGCAGCATCCTTTACAACGTTCCTCGGCCTTCTTGTGCTAAATGCAGCAGACCGCTTTGATGGGACGAAACTCTTGCCAAACATGACGATCCATGATCGCCCCACCCAGTTGTTTCGAATGAAAACAACCCCTTTCACTTGGATGGAAATACTTATAATTTCCTGGGTCGTAG GAATGATCTGGGCTGAGTGCAAAGAGATTTGGTCTCAGGGACCCAGAGAGTATCTATTTGAGCCATGGAACATGTTGGATTTTGGAATGCTGGCCATCTTTGTGGCATCATTTATTGCACGCTTTATGGCATTCTGGCACGCGTACTCGGCACAGAGCTACGTTGATATCCACTACAACCATTACTCTGATTTGACTAATGTAACTCTGCCTGCAGAGATCGAATATTTCCAACTGG CTCGCATTGACTGGTTACCCTCCGACCCTCAGATCGTCTCCGAGGCACTGTATGCCATTGCAGTGGTTCTGAGTTTCTCAAGAATCGCTTACATCCTCCCAGCCAATGAGAGCTTTGGACCTCTGCAGATCTCCTTAGGAAGAACAGTGAAAGACATCTTCAAGTTCATGGTGATATTCATTCTGGTATTCTTAGCATTCATGATTGGCATGTTCAATCTCTACTCGTATTACCTTGGAGCCAAACAAAATGAAGCCTTCACTAC TGTGGAGGAAAGCTTTAAAACCTTATTTTGGGCAATATTTGGACTATCAGAAGTCAAGTCTGTCATTGTCAACAATGGGCATAAGTTTATTGAGAACACTGGCTATGTTCTCTATGGAGTATACAACGTCACCATGGTGATAGTTTTACTGAACATGCTCATTGCAATGATCAACAGTTCATATCAAGAAATTGCG GATGATGCAGATGTGGAGTGGAAGTTTGCCCGTGCCAAACTTTGGTTTACCTACTTTGAGACGGGCAGAACTCTTCCAGTTCCTTTTAACCTGGTGCCAAGCCCAAAGTCTGTGGTCACGCTGTTCACGGGGATAAAGACACTACTGCTTGCCTTGATTCACAGGCAATGGGCCATGGAGAAGGCCGAAACGGAGCTGAATGAG CTAAGTGAAAGAAGCAAACCCCCTAGAGATCCAAGCCCACAGCGTCCAAGCCGATATCAG AAGATCATGAAGCGCCTGATCAAGCGTTATATTATCAAAGCACAATGCGATAAAGAGAGTGATGAAGTCAATGAAG GGGAGCTGAAGGAAATCAAACAGGACATTTCTAGCTTGCGTTTTGAGTTGCTGGAGGAGAAATCTCACAATTTGGAGGACCTTGCGAAGCTTATCAGGCGTCTGGAAGACAAATTGTGA